A section of the Apodemus sylvaticus chromosome 10, mApoSyl1.1, whole genome shotgun sequence genome encodes:
- the LOC127694539 gene encoding olfactory receptor 2T29-like: MDLPTWMNNYTGQSDFTLLGFFIESKHPALLAVVIFVVFLMALSGNALLILLIVSDTHLHTPMYFFISQLSLMDMMYISVTVPKMLMDQVLGSHKMSATACGMQMFLYLTLAGSEYFLLASMSYDRYVAICHPLRYPVLMNHRVCLLLLSVCWLLGSLDGFILTPITMTFPFCGSKEIHQFFCEAPAVTKLSCSDTWLYETLMYVCCVLMLLIPVTVISGSYSSILLTVLRMNSAEGRKKALATCSSHMTVVLLFYGAAVYTYMLPASLHTPKKDMVASVFYTILTPLLNPLIYSFRNKNVTEAMKKLLGMSTLFQEIVK; this comes from the coding sequence ATGGACCTCCCCACCTGGATGAACAACTACACTGGACAGTCAGATTTCACCCTGCTGGGATTCTTCATTGAATCCAAGCACCCTGCCCTGCTGGCTGTGGTCATATTTGTGGTTTTCCTGATGGCCTTGTCTGGGAACGCCCTCCTGATCCTGCTGATAGTCTCTGACACccacctccacacacccatgtacttctttaTCAGCCAGCTGTCCCTCATGGACATGATGTACATTTCTGTCACTGTGCCCAAAATGCTCATGGACCAGGTCCTGGGGAGCCACAAGATGTCGGCTACTGCCTGCGGGATGCAGATGTTCCTCTACCTGACACTAGCAGGTTCGGAATATTTCCTTCTGGCTTCAAtgtcctatgaccgctatgtggccatctgccatcCACTCCGGTATCCAGTCCTCATGAACCACAGGGTGTGTCTCCTCCTGTTGTCTGTCTGTTGGCTCCTGGGATCCTTGGATGGCTTCATTCTTACTCCAATCACCATGACCTTCCCTTTCTGTGGATccaaagaaatccatcaattttTCTGTGAGGCCCCTGCTGTGACCAAGCTCTCCTGCTCTGACACCTGGCTCTATGAGACCctcatgtatgtgtgctgtgtgctcatGCTTCTCATCCCTGTGACAGTCATCTCAGGCTCCTATTCATCCATCCTCCTCACTGTCCTCAGGATGAACTcagcagagggcaggaagaaGGCCCTGGCCACCTGCTCCTCCCACATGACTGTGGTCCTCCTCTTCTATGGAGCTGCTGTCTATACCTACatgctccctgcctccctccacaCCCCCAAGAAGGACATGGTGGCATCTGTGTTTTACACCATACTCACCCCTCTGTTGAACCCACTAATCTATAGTTTTAGGAATAAGAATGTCACAGAGGCTATGAAGAAATTGTTGGGTATGAGCACTCTCTTCCAAGAAATAGTAAAGTAA
- the LOC127695543 gene encoding olfactory receptor 2T27-like has translation MDLKNKTTSGFILLGLFPSCRYPNLLISFILLIYALASAGNSLLILLIWLDARLHTPMYFLLSQLSLIDLAYISCTVPKAATNYFTGRRNIPFFACATQMFSFLTLGLAECILLTLMAYDRYVAVCNPLRYTILMSPKVCLQMAASTWIGAVAAALVHTVYPMNFPICGSREINHYFCEMPAILRMSCVDTSVYEMVKFVSTIIFLLTPFTLILTSYTLIFLTVLRMNSPKGRNKALATCSSHLTVVSLYFGQAIFIYMTPTSSHTPDQDQVGAVLGTIVTPMLNPLIYSLRNKEVIGALQKCTGRCCSRDRVSSLRCCPQKCPILHLKSEFKSN, from the coding sequence ATGGACCTGAAGAATAAAACTACATCCGGTTTCATCCTGTTGGGGCTCTTTCCCAGCTGCAGGTACCCGAATCTCCTTATCTCCTTCATCCTCCTCATCTATGCTCTGGCCTCAGCTGGCAATTCCCTCCTGATACTCCTCATCTGGCTGGACGCCCGTctccacacccccatgtacttcctTCTTAGTCAGCTGTCTCTTATTGACCTGGCTTACATCTCCTGCACAGTGCCCAAGGCAGCCACCAACTATTTCACCGGGAGGCGGAACATCCCCTTCTTTGCCTGTGCCACCCAGATGTTTTCCTTCCTCACCCTAGGCCTTGCTGAATGCATCTTACTGACACtaatggcctatgaccgctatgtggctgTCTGTAACCCTCTGAGGTATACCATTCTCATGAGCCCCAAGGTCTGTCTGCAGATGGCCGCCTCCACCTGGATCGGAGCAGTTGCCGCAGCCCTTGTTCATACAGTCTACCCCATGAATTTTCCTATCTGCGGCTCCAGGGAGATCAATCATTACTTCTGTGAGATGCCCGCTATTCTGAGAATGTCTTGTGTGGACACATCTGTCTATGAGATGGTGAAGTTTGTGTCAACTATTATCTTTCTCCTGACCCCATTCACTTTGATCCTGACTTCCTATACCCTCATATTCCTCACAGTCCTCAGGATGAACTCTCCCAAGGGGCGGAATAAAGCCTTGGCCACTTGCTCCTCCCACCTGACCGTTGTGAGCCTCTATTTCGGCCAGGCCATCTTCATCTACATGACTCCCACTTCTTCCCACACACCCGACCAGGACCAGGTAGGTGCTGTGCTGGGCACCATAGTGACCCCCATGCTCAATCCTCTTATCTACAGCCTGAGAAACAAGGAAGTGATAGGAGCCCTGCAGAAGTGCACGGGCAGGTGCTGCAGTCGTGACAGAGTCAGCTCCCTCCGGTGCTGCCCTCAGAAGTGTCCTATCCTTCATCTTAAAAGTGAATTTAAGTCTAACTAA
- the LOC127694750 gene encoding olfactory receptor 2T29-like, translating into MLGVQDIRRGNGTSADFILLGLFPELRYLGILIISILLIYLIAFTGNAILVLLIWADSRLHTPMYILLSHLSLIDLALISTTVPKMVINFFSGKKSISKVACGAQIFFFFALGGSECLLLTLMAYDRYVAVCNPLRYSIIMNSRVCLWMALVSWGGGALNSLINTIYTMHFPFCGSREIHHFFCEMPAVLRLSCEDTSLYETVVSVVCIVFVLLPLGLIMSSYLLIFLAVLRMNSPEGRRKALATCSSHLAVVSLYYGPAMIIYMTPNSFHTPEQDEILSMINTIFTPMLNPLIYSLRNKEVLAALRKVMSQQFILK; encoded by the coding sequence ATGCTGGGAGTCCAGGACATTAGAAGAGGGAATGGGACCTCAGCAGACTTCATTCTCCTGGGACTTTTCCCAGAGCTGCGCTATCTGGGCATCCTCATCATTTCCATTCTCCTGATCTATCTCATCGCATTCACGGGGAATGCCATCCTGGTCCTCTTGATCTGGGCAGACTCTCGCCTCCACACCCCAATGTACATACTACTCAGCCACCTCTCTCTTATTGACTTGGCCTTAATTTCCACCACTGTCCCAAAGATGGTCATCAactttttctctggaaagaaaagcatctccaaagttgcctgcggggcccagattttctttttctttgccctTGGGGGTAGTGAATGTCTCCTTCTGACTCTCATggcttatgaccgctatgtggctgTCTGTAATCCCTTGAGATACTCAATTATCATGAACTCTAGAGTCTGTCTATGGATGGCCCTTGTGTCCTGGGGTGGAGGTGCCCTGAATTCTCTCATCAACACCATCTATACCATGCACTTCCCATTCTGTGGCTCCAGGGAAATCCaccacttcttctgtgagatGCCCGCTGTCCTGAGACTCTCCTGTGAGGACACTTCTTTGTACGAGACAGTGGTGTCAGTCGTTTGCATCGTATTTGTTCTTCTCCCCTTGGGACTCATCATGTCCTCCTACCTGCTCATCTTCCTCGCTGTTCTCAGAATGAATTCTCCAGAGGGCAGGAGGAAAGCCCTGGCCACGTGTTCCTCTCACCTGGCCGTTGTGAGCCTCTACTATGGGCCGGCCATGATCATCTACATGACCCCCAACTCTTTCCACACTCCAGAACAGGATGAAATACTATCCATGATTAATACCATCTTCACCCCCATGCTCAACCCtctcatctacagcctgaggaataaGGAGGTGCTTGCTGCCCTGAGAAAAGTAATGAGTCAACAATTCATTTTAAAGTAG